In one Brevibacillus choshinensis genomic region, the following are encoded:
- the rplI gene encoding 50S ribosomal protein L9: MKVIFLQDVKGQGKKGEVKDLSEGYVRNFLLPRGLAKEATDSNVKTLDAQKKSEEKRKEQEKQEAQELGEKLSELTVKVKGKAGEGGRLFGAISSKQVAQALEEQFKVKVDKRKLEMDAIRALGVTQIKVKLHNEVTTTLKVHVVEE, from the coding sequence ATGAAAGTCATTTTTCTTCAAGATGTAAAAGGCCAAGGAAAAAAAGGCGAAGTAAAAGATCTCTCTGAAGGTTATGTACGCAACTTCCTGCTGCCGCGTGGATTGGCAAAGGAAGCTACAGATAGCAACGTCAAAACGCTGGATGCTCAAAAGAAAAGCGAAGAGAAACGCAAAGAGCAGGAAAAACAGGAAGCACAAGAGCTGGGAGAAAAACTGAGCGAGCTGACTGTGAAAGTGAAAGGAAAAGCAGGCGAAGGTGGTCGTCTGTTTGGAGCCATTTCCAGCAAGCAAGTCGCACAGGCTTTGGAAGAACAGTTCAAAGTCAAAGTGGACAAGCGCAAGCTCGAGATGGATGCGATCCGCGCACTCGGTGTCACACAAATCAAAGTAAAATTGCACAACGAAGTAACCACAACGCTCAAAGTTCACGTGGTGGAAGAATAA
- the yycF gene encoding response regulator YycF gives MAKLLVVDDEKPIADILKFTFEKEGYQVVCAYDGEEALVVVQNERPDLILLDVMLPGRDGMEVCRAVRQSHDVPIIMLTAKDSELDKVLGLELGADDYVTKPFSTRELVARVKAHLRRHQPKTEEKDQQHLVRVHELEIDLHSYTVEKMGEPLDLTHREFELLVYLARHQGQVLTREHLLQSVWGFDYFGDVRTVDVTIRRLREKIEDDPSQPKYIITRRGLGYTLRNPGMGGTPG, from the coding sequence ATGGCAAAACTCCTGGTTGTAGATGATGAAAAACCAATCGCAGATATTTTGAAGTTTACCTTTGAAAAGGAAGGCTATCAGGTCGTGTGTGCCTATGATGGCGAGGAAGCACTGGTCGTCGTTCAAAATGAGAGGCCTGACCTGATTTTACTGGATGTGATGCTGCCAGGGCGCGACGGGATGGAAGTGTGCCGGGCCGTTCGTCAATCACATGATGTACCGATTATCATGCTGACAGCCAAAGACTCCGAACTGGACAAAGTGCTGGGGCTGGAATTGGGCGCGGACGATTACGTCACCAAACCATTTAGCACCCGGGAGCTGGTCGCACGGGTCAAAGCACATTTGCGCAGACACCAGCCAAAGACCGAAGAAAAAGATCAACAGCATCTGGTGCGAGTCCACGAGCTGGAGATTGACCTCCATTCGTACACGGTGGAGAAAATGGGAGAACCGTTGGACCTGACTCATCGGGAGTTTGAACTCTTGGTCTATTTAGCTCGTCACCAGGGTCAAGTATTGACTCGCGAGCATTTGCTCCAATCGGTGTGGGGATTTGACTACTTTGGCGACGTGCGTACAGTAGATGTGACGATTCGCCGATTGCGGGAAAAGATCGAGGACGACCCGAGCCAACCGAAATACATCATCACGCGCCGTGGCTTGGGCTATACGCTGCGTAACCCTGGCATGGGAGGAACGCCTGGATGA
- a CDS encoding LysM peptidoglycan-binding domain-containing M23 family metallopeptidase, giving the protein MQWSEWKAKLQERSERIVQNCRELAKRTIEQTSAYVQTHKKQTISVAAGLVFTVAAGASAQYYYSSNILSVYHVLVNGQEIGVVDNPSVVKNWTSAKLEEEKAKNGLSLTLADYITYKEERTYKAPFDNEAALSALSDIADIKVEAVKLVVDGKVIGYAADQNTAEQVLAHVKEKYSGVPQADKKVAVAAASLSAPAKSSPIKEVTFKEEVQTESDSVTAAQVLPAEKLEELLEKGTFKQMTHTVVEGDCIGCIAKKYDITSNDIYANNPGVTENTVLQLGQQINVTAVRPLVTVQVKEELSQKETIAFSTQINNNDKLPKGETKTVQEGRDGSKMVQYEVTKENGQVVDRTIVKQDVIAQPVAKIVERGTKVIPSRGTGRLSWPAGGYISSGFGTRWGRMHKGIDIAGSGSVLAADNGRVKFAGWDGDYGKAVIIDHGNGMETLYGHMSTISVNVGDVVAQGKKIGNKGSTGDSTGVHLHFEVHQNGRIQNPMRFLK; this is encoded by the coding sequence ATGCAATGGTCAGAATGGAAGGCCAAGCTGCAGGAACGGTCAGAGAGAATCGTTCAGAATTGCAGAGAATTGGCGAAACGCACGATCGAACAAACAAGCGCATACGTTCAAACTCATAAAAAACAAACGATTTCCGTCGCAGCTGGATTGGTGTTCACTGTGGCAGCGGGAGCATCCGCGCAATATTACTACTCAAGCAACATTTTGTCGGTATATCACGTGCTTGTGAATGGTCAAGAAATTGGCGTAGTGGACAACCCTTCTGTGGTTAAAAACTGGACAAGCGCCAAGTTGGAAGAGGAAAAGGCCAAGAATGGCTTATCTTTGACTCTCGCCGACTACATAACCTACAAGGAAGAGCGTACGTACAAGGCGCCTTTTGACAATGAGGCAGCGCTCAGTGCACTTTCAGACATCGCTGACATCAAAGTCGAGGCGGTCAAACTGGTCGTAGATGGAAAAGTAATCGGATATGCGGCAGATCAGAATACTGCCGAGCAAGTGCTTGCACATGTCAAAGAAAAGTATTCGGGCGTTCCACAGGCTGACAAGAAAGTGGCGGTTGCTGCTGCGTCGTTGTCTGCACCTGCCAAGAGCAGTCCGATCAAGGAAGTTACCTTCAAGGAAGAAGTACAGACAGAGAGTGACTCCGTAACTGCCGCGCAAGTATTGCCTGCGGAAAAGCTAGAGGAACTGCTGGAGAAAGGCACCTTCAAGCAGATGACACATACCGTCGTCGAAGGTGATTGTATTGGTTGTATCGCCAAAAAGTACGATATTACCTCGAATGACATTTATGCCAACAACCCTGGAGTAACAGAAAATACTGTGCTTCAGCTGGGACAACAAATCAATGTTACCGCGGTCCGTCCTTTGGTGACCGTGCAGGTCAAAGAGGAACTCTCGCAAAAAGAAACCATTGCGTTTTCCACGCAAATCAACAATAATGATAAGCTGCCAAAGGGAGAAACCAAAACTGTCCAGGAAGGCCGGGACGGTAGCAAGATGGTTCAATACGAAGTGACCAAGGAAAATGGACAAGTCGTTGATCGCACGATCGTCAAGCAGGACGTAATTGCCCAACCAGTTGCCAAAATCGTGGAGCGGGGAACCAAGGTGATCCCATCTCGTGGGACAGGCCGTCTGAGCTGGCCAGCGGGTGGTTATATCAGCAGTGGATTTGGAACACGCTGGGGCCGGATGCATAAAGGAATCGATATCGCCGGATCCGGTTCTGTTTTGGCTGCCGATAATGGGCGTGTCAAATTTGCCGGATGGGATGGCGACTACGGAAAAGCCGTCATTATCGATCATGGAAATGGCATGGAGACCCTGTATGGTCACATGAGCACCATTAGCGTCAATGTCGGCGACGTGGTTGCTCAAGGCAAGAAAATTGGAAACAAAGGATCCACTGGGGACTCTACTGGCGTTCACCTTCACTTTGAGGTTCATCAAAATGGACGAATCCAGAACCCAATGCGTTTCTTAAAATAG
- a CDS encoding adenylosuccinate synthase, whose translation MSTVVVVGTQWGDEGKGKITDYLAESAEVVARYQGGNNAGHTIIFDGNKYKLHLIPSGIFYTDKTCVIGNGMVVDPRALIKELEYIHSFGFTTNNLKISDRAHVILPYHIKLDGVEEDSRGANKIGTTRKGIGPAYMDKAARIGIRIADLLDAEEFKRKLERNLAEKNMLLEKVYNTTGFELQEVLDEYLAVAEIIRPYVTDTSVVLNDAIDRGNRVLFEGAQGVLLDIDQGTYPYVTSSNPIAGGVTIGSGVGPTKINQVIGVAKAYTTRVGDGPFLTELSDAIGDQIREVGAEYGTTTGRARRVGWFDSVVVRHARRVSGITGLAITKLDTLSGIDTLRICTAYKYNGEIIESFPANLNLLAKCEPVYEEMPGWTEDITGVRNLNDLPENARHYIERITQLTGIPMSIFSVGPDREQTVVVRGIYG comes from the coding sequence ATGTCAACAGTCGTTGTCGTCGGAACCCAGTGGGGCGATGAAGGTAAAGGTAAAATTACAGACTATCTGGCAGAAAGCGCAGAGGTAGTGGCTCGTTACCAAGGTGGTAACAACGCAGGCCATACCATTATTTTTGATGGTAACAAATATAAGCTTCATTTGATTCCATCTGGAATTTTTTATACAGATAAGACCTGCGTTATCGGAAACGGCATGGTAGTCGATCCGAGAGCGTTGATTAAAGAGCTGGAGTACATTCACAGCTTTGGTTTCACCACAAACAACTTGAAAATCAGTGATCGCGCGCACGTGATTCTGCCATACCACATCAAGCTGGATGGCGTAGAAGAAGATAGCCGCGGAGCAAACAAGATCGGTACGACCCGTAAAGGTATCGGTCCTGCTTACATGGACAAAGCAGCTCGTATCGGTATCCGTATCGCCGATCTGTTGGATGCAGAAGAATTCAAACGCAAGCTCGAACGCAACCTGGCTGAGAAAAACATGTTGCTGGAAAAAGTGTACAACACGACTGGATTTGAGCTACAAGAAGTATTGGACGAATACCTGGCTGTTGCAGAAATCATTCGCCCATATGTAACGGACACATCCGTAGTACTGAATGACGCAATCGATCGCGGTAACCGTGTCCTGTTTGAAGGCGCTCAAGGCGTACTGCTGGACATTGACCAAGGTACTTATCCTTACGTTACTTCTTCCAACCCGATTGCTGGTGGGGTTACCATCGGTTCTGGTGTAGGTCCGACCAAAATCAATCAAGTCATTGGTGTTGCGAAAGCGTACACCACTCGCGTAGGGGACGGTCCGTTCCTGACTGAGCTTTCTGATGCGATTGGCGATCAGATCCGTGAAGTTGGTGCCGAGTATGGTACGACAACTGGCCGTGCACGCCGTGTAGGCTGGTTTGACAGCGTAGTCGTGCGTCACGCTCGTCGTGTGAGCGGTATCACTGGCTTGGCGATCACCAAGCTGGACACATTGTCTGGAATTGACACCCTGCGTATTTGCACCGCGTACAAATACAATGGTGAAATTATTGAATCGTTCCCTGCGAACCTCAACCTGCTCGCAAAATGCGAACCGGTATACGAGGAGATGCCAGGCTGGACAGAAGATATTACAGGTGTTCGCAACCTGAACGACTTGCCTGAAAACGCACGTCACTATATTGAGCGCATCACGCAATTGACAGGCATCCCAATGTCGATCTTCTCTGTAGGACCAGATCGTGAGCAGACTGTAGTCGTTCGCGGCATTTACGGATAA
- a CDS encoding YycH family regulatory protein produces MKRWLEPTKTVLLNLLVLASFCLTAMLWSNQPKFQFIEPAQYTESKPVQEKQLVQLVKPESVVFHYGEDRHTQAVATDGPYSMIVKEMSKWIFLDFTPYMLSNDKWGEIAREKMGLEVRFRSTVPLSIVGRLVTFRDEYDSRIKGIDRLWLYYEKDEDLVYALFLSSEEGQMMRSRTSISLKDLRDSYLATGNQMPEQIMKIVKPERTYSAIEGAIPVWSMFYLPKNQMRMQQFRYGYETISNERLIEAYFLDPSLVRQIMERDKTVIFTDGSRSIQLKSEQQAFTFTDPAYQQRAQEQSDEEKVQGAVSFINKHLGWLDDYHFERMKKSYNEKDLITFRQYVGSYPLMSQGDKPIDTIQITSEAGQVVTLSRSLLSLDKYISNKEWYVMSGPELYQLIRDKKLGNTEQITNAFLAYHTNVGEGYVDLMPIWVVEMANQANLYISAQANQGGGKVHGLE; encoded by the coding sequence ATGAAGCGGTGGCTGGAACCTACCAAGACCGTATTACTCAATCTGCTGGTGCTGGCGAGCTTTTGTTTGACCGCGATGTTATGGAGCAACCAGCCGAAATTTCAGTTTATCGAGCCAGCTCAATATACGGAATCAAAGCCTGTGCAGGAAAAGCAGCTGGTGCAGCTCGTGAAACCGGAATCTGTCGTGTTTCACTATGGAGAGGATCGACATACCCAAGCGGTGGCGACAGACGGGCCCTATAGCATGATCGTGAAGGAAATGTCCAAATGGATTTTCCTCGATTTTACCCCGTATATGCTCTCGAATGATAAGTGGGGGGAAATTGCCCGGGAAAAGATGGGACTGGAGGTCCGCTTCAGAAGCACGGTACCCCTGTCCATCGTAGGACGTCTGGTCACCTTTCGGGATGAATACGATAGCCGGATCAAAGGAATCGATCGCCTGTGGCTGTACTACGAAAAAGATGAGGATCTCGTCTATGCTCTCTTCCTTTCTTCAGAAGAAGGCCAGATGATGCGCTCACGTACTTCTATTAGCTTGAAGGATTTGCGAGATTCGTATTTGGCAACCGGTAATCAAATGCCGGAGCAAATCATGAAGATCGTGAAGCCGGAGCGGACCTACTCTGCGATCGAAGGCGCCATTCCGGTATGGAGCATGTTCTATCTCCCGAAAAACCAGATGCGCATGCAGCAGTTCCGGTATGGTTATGAAACCATCAGTAATGAAAGATTGATCGAAGCGTACTTCCTTGATCCGTCATTGGTGAGACAGATCATGGAGCGGGACAAGACGGTCATTTTTACGGATGGGAGTCGTTCGATCCAGCTGAAGTCAGAGCAGCAGGCGTTTACCTTTACCGATCCGGCTTATCAACAGCGCGCTCAGGAGCAATCGGATGAAGAGAAGGTCCAGGGAGCCGTGAGCTTTATCAACAAGCATTTGGGATGGCTGGATGACTACCATTTTGAGCGAATGAAGAAAAGCTATAATGAAAAAGATTTAATTACGTTCCGACAGTATGTAGGTTCCTATCCTCTGATGAGTCAGGGGGATAAGCCAATCGATACGATCCAGATCACCTCAGAGGCTGGTCAAGTGGTGACACTGAGTCGTTCGTTGTTGAGCCTGGACAAGTATATCTCCAACAAAGAGTGGTATGTCATGTCAGGTCCAGAGCTTTATCAGCTCATTCGTGATAAAAAGCTCGGGAATACGGAGCAAATTACGAATGCATTTCTGGCCTACCATACCAACGTAGGGGAAGGGTACGTAGACCTGATGCCGATTTGGGTAGTGGAAATGGCGAACCAGGCCAACCTGTACATTTCCGCACAAGCCAATCAGGGAGGAGGAAAGGTGCATGGATTGGAGTAG
- the dnaB gene encoding replicative DNA helicase — MSDLFLDRVPPQNKEAEQSVLGAVFLSKDALITAIELLRPEDFYKTAHQRIFQTMVDLYEKGEPVDLVTVTAELQDHKLLDEIGGVTYLTEIASSVPTAANIEYYAKIVEEKSLLRRLIHTATKIANDGYSREDEVTAIIADAEKYIMEIGQNRNSGGFTPIRDALMETYERIEFLSQRKGDITGISTGYTDLDKMTAGLQRSDLIILAARPSVGKTAFALNLAQNVAARAGETVAIFSLEMGATQLVQRMICAEGNLDASRMRSGALEEDDWQKLTMAIGTLAKAPIYIDDSPGVTVMDIRAKCRRLQAEKGLGLILIDYLQLIHGRGKGDNRQQEVSEISRTLKGIARELNVPVIALSQLSRGVEQRQDKRPMMSDIRESGSIEQDADIVAFLYRDDYYDKETENKNVIEVIIAKQRNGPTGTVELAFLKEYNKFVSLDNRFRNQAG, encoded by the coding sequence GTGAGCGACCTGTTTTTGGATCGTGTGCCGCCGCAGAACAAGGAAGCAGAACAGTCGGTGCTGGGTGCCGTGTTCTTGTCCAAGGATGCTCTTATCACGGCCATAGAACTTCTTCGACCGGAGGATTTCTATAAGACAGCGCATCAGCGCATCTTTCAAACGATGGTGGACCTGTACGAAAAAGGAGAGCCTGTCGACTTGGTTACAGTGACGGCTGAATTGCAGGACCACAAGCTGTTGGACGAGATCGGCGGCGTTACCTACCTGACGGAGATCGCGAGCTCTGTTCCGACCGCAGCGAACATCGAATACTATGCGAAGATTGTGGAAGAAAAATCGCTGCTACGGCGATTAATTCATACAGCAACCAAGATTGCCAATGACGGTTATTCACGCGAGGATGAGGTCACTGCCATCATCGCCGATGCGGAAAAGTACATCATGGAGATCGGACAGAATCGCAACAGCGGGGGATTCACTCCTATCCGTGATGCGCTGATGGAGACCTATGAACGCATCGAGTTTTTGAGTCAGCGTAAAGGAGATATCACGGGGATTTCTACGGGATATACCGATCTGGACAAGATGACGGCTGGCTTGCAGCGAAGCGACTTGATTATCCTCGCTGCCCGTCCTTCGGTAGGGAAAACGGCGTTTGCTCTGAATCTGGCACAGAATGTAGCGGCACGAGCCGGAGAAACCGTCGCTATTTTTTCTCTCGAGATGGGTGCCACTCAGCTCGTTCAGCGTATGATCTGTGCCGAAGGGAATCTGGATGCCTCTCGGATGCGTTCAGGGGCTCTGGAGGAAGACGACTGGCAAAAGCTCACGATGGCGATCGGGACATTGGCGAAAGCGCCGATCTACATTGATGACTCGCCTGGGGTAACAGTCATGGATATCCGGGCCAAATGTCGCAGGCTTCAAGCGGAAAAAGGCTTAGGATTGATTTTGATCGATTACTTGCAACTGATTCACGGTCGAGGAAAAGGGGATAACCGTCAGCAGGAAGTTTCGGAAATCTCCCGTACCTTAAAAGGGATCGCCCGGGAATTGAATGTACCGGTAATCGCCCTGTCGCAGTTGAGCCGTGGCGTAGAGCAACGGCAGGACAAGCGCCCGATGATGTCAGATATTCGTGAATCCGGTTCGATCGAGCAGGACGCGGACATCGTAGCCTTCCTCTATCGGGATGACTACTACGATAAAGAGACCGAGAACAAAAACGTCATTGAGGTTATTATCGCCAAACAGCGTAATGGCCCTACAGGAACGGTAGAACTCGCGTTTTTGAAGGAATACAACAAGTTCGTCAGCTTGGATAATCGCTTTCGAAATCAGGCAGGATAA
- the walK gene encoding cell wall metabolism sensor histidine kinase WalK translates to MRRLFKTIQWKMVVIYMLLILLAMQFIGAYFAREVESYYINNFSEALNGQASLLASLLESDLRPKDGKEQNPEQYRQDIDNLINNLVKINGANVQVIDQTGTVVSTTEDKSRIGQRTSQPEVTIALLGTRSESMRIDPRTGARVKVLVLPVKGDQIVYGAVYMVASMEATYTTIRKMNGILATGTMFALVITAGLGVVLARTITKPVKEMTRQARAVADGDFNSNVKVYSGDEIGQLGMAFNHMTLRLQEAILQQEEEREKLAGILSNMTDGVIAADRKGKIILFNRAAEEMLQVTMTDVLIKARTLYDLLSLPPEEEMPLYEQVEPLFIEMMLPNRDEVILRVTFTPLQHDSGKKGGIIAVLADVTEQQRLEHQRREFVANVSHELRTPLTTIKSYVEALLDGAVEEPELSNRFLRVTMSETERMIRLVNDLLQLSRFDSQGVRLHCKEADLHRLLHYAADRFSMFGEQQDVQLSLEVPDKLPPVYIDLDAINQVLDNLLSNAIKYTPQGGKVVLRAKINNHQKRVLISIEDTGIGIPSRDLKRIFERFYRVDKARSRGQGGTGLGLAIARELVQAHGADIEITSEWNVGTTVTFWVPFAQGGKTG, encoded by the coding sequence ATGAGGCGGCTGTTCAAAACGATTCAATGGAAAATGGTCGTTATTTACATGCTACTCATCTTGCTGGCGATGCAATTCATTGGAGCTTACTTTGCCCGGGAAGTAGAGAGTTATTACATCAACAACTTCTCGGAGGCATTGAATGGTCAGGCGAGCTTGCTTGCGAGCCTCTTGGAGAGTGATCTTCGTCCCAAAGATGGCAAGGAACAGAACCCTGAGCAGTACCGCCAGGACATCGATAATCTGATCAACAATCTGGTCAAGATCAATGGGGCAAACGTGCAGGTCATCGATCAGACGGGTACGGTCGTCAGCACTACCGAGGACAAAAGCCGAATTGGCCAACGGACGTCGCAGCCGGAAGTCACGATAGCTCTACTGGGGACGCGAAGTGAATCGATGCGGATTGACCCGCGTACGGGCGCTCGCGTGAAAGTATTAGTGCTGCCGGTCAAGGGAGATCAGATCGTGTACGGAGCCGTCTACATGGTGGCTTCGATGGAAGCGACGTATACGACCATCCGAAAAATGAACGGGATATTGGCGACTGGAACGATGTTCGCGCTGGTGATTACAGCTGGGCTGGGAGTCGTACTCGCCCGGACGATCACCAAGCCAGTCAAGGAAATGACTCGTCAAGCGCGAGCGGTAGCCGATGGAGACTTCAACAGCAATGTGAAAGTGTATAGCGGCGATGAAATCGGACAGCTGGGGATGGCTTTTAACCATATGACCTTACGCTTGCAGGAAGCGATTCTGCAGCAGGAGGAAGAACGGGAAAAGCTCGCAGGTATTTTGAGCAACATGACAGACGGAGTGATTGCTGCCGATCGAAAGGGCAAGATCATTTTGTTTAACCGTGCTGCCGAAGAAATGCTGCAGGTAACCATGACCGATGTCTTGATTAAAGCACGAACGCTATACGATCTTTTGAGTCTGCCTCCCGAGGAAGAAATGCCGCTATATGAGCAGGTCGAGCCGCTATTCATTGAAATGATGCTTCCGAATCGGGATGAAGTCATTTTGCGCGTGACCTTTACGCCCTTGCAGCATGACAGTGGAAAGAAGGGCGGTATCATTGCCGTGTTGGCAGATGTTACGGAGCAGCAGCGTCTGGAGCATCAACGACGGGAATTTGTGGCGAACGTTTCCCATGAGCTGAGAACACCGCTGACAACCATCAAAAGCTATGTGGAAGCTTTGTTAGACGGAGCGGTAGAAGAACCGGAGCTGTCTAACCGCTTTTTGCGCGTAACGATGTCAGAAACCGAGCGTATGATCCGGTTGGTCAATGACTTACTGCAGCTGTCCCGATTTGATTCACAAGGGGTGCGCCTGCATTGCAAGGAAGCCGATCTTCATCGATTGCTGCATTACGCTGCTGATCGCTTTTCCATGTTTGGAGAGCAGCAGGATGTTCAACTCAGTCTGGAAGTACCAGACAAGCTGCCGCCTGTCTACATTGATCTGGACGCGATCAATCAGGTGTTGGACAATTTGCTGTCCAATGCGATCAAATACACGCCCCAAGGGGGGAAGGTTGTATTGCGTGCAAAAATCAATAACCATCAAAAGCGGGTTCTGATCTCGATTGAAGATACAGGGATCGGAATTCCTAGCCGAGATTTGAAGCGGATCTTTGAACGATTTTATCGGGTAGACAAAGCGCGCTCTCGCGGACAAGGTGGGACTGGCTTGGGATTGGCTATTGCCCGGGAATTAGTGCAAGCGCACGGGGCAGATATCGAGATCACCAGCGAGTGGAACGTAGGAACAACCGTGACGTTCTGGGTTCCATTTGCCCAAGGGGGTAAGACGGGATGA
- a CDS encoding DHH family phosphoesterase has protein sequence MPKFLLKRWYGMHMVLALSFSLLLLGILTLHHWMYGAIGMICLIGLVLYALQAEKGFQRDLRLYLATVTHRVKKAGEGVIQELPIGILLYNEEKAIEWVNPFMTHMSGDELLIGKNLQEVFPGLNGKLEQKRLEFTYNERVYEVLVRSEERLLYFTDITDFKELTARYHREKAALAIIHLDNLDEIGQVMDDQSRTLLSTSVAGVITEWATKHGIYLRRITADKFLALMEREALDKLEETRFDILDVVREMTADNKIPITLSIGVGAAASTYIELGQMAQSSLDIALGRGGDQSAVKVGNKLTFYGGKSNAVEKRTRVRARVIAHALRDLIHEAEHVIVMGHKQPDMDSIGASLGVLKAVQVHKKAAYIVMDEGNNSVERLMREIYANEELAETFVTPEQAIRLVTGRTLLVVVDTHRPSLVIEPKLLGETSRVVVIDHHRRSEEFIEPVLLYLEPYASSTSELVTELLQYQSERLNIDSLIATALLAGIVVDTKSFAFRTGSRTFEAASFLRRNGADTAAVQRLLKEDVNQYVKRARIIMNTETYRDNMAIATGDPTEDYTQVQVAQAAEQLLTLSGIQASFVAAQRADGAILISGRSLGDINVQSVMELLGGGGHLTGAATQIEGITMKEAVKRLKEAIDSVI, from the coding sequence ATGCCCAAATTCCTGTTAAAGCGTTGGTACGGGATGCATATGGTCCTGGCACTCAGCTTTAGCTTGCTGTTGTTGGGGATTTTGACCCTGCACCATTGGATGTACGGGGCGATCGGCATGATCTGCTTGATTGGCCTGGTTCTTTATGCCCTCCAGGCTGAGAAGGGGTTCCAACGCGATTTACGCCTTTATCTGGCTACTGTCACACACCGTGTGAAGAAGGCTGGCGAAGGTGTTATTCAGGAGCTGCCGATCGGAATCCTTTTATACAACGAGGAAAAGGCAATTGAGTGGGTAAACCCGTTCATGACACATATGTCCGGGGATGAGTTGCTGATCGGTAAAAACCTGCAGGAAGTTTTTCCTGGGCTGAATGGAAAGCTGGAGCAAAAACGGCTGGAATTTACCTACAATGAACGGGTGTATGAGGTGCTGGTTCGATCCGAAGAGCGTCTGTTGTACTTTACAGATATCACGGATTTCAAAGAACTGACGGCTCGTTACCATCGTGAAAAGGCTGCGCTCGCCATCATCCATCTCGACAATTTGGACGAGATCGGGCAAGTGATGGATGACCAGAGTCGGACACTGCTTTCAACGAGTGTCGCGGGTGTGATCACTGAGTGGGCTACCAAACATGGCATATATCTTCGCCGAATCACGGCTGACAAATTTTTGGCGCTGATGGAACGGGAAGCACTTGATAAATTAGAAGAAACGCGTTTTGACATTTTGGATGTGGTACGGGAGATGACAGCCGACAACAAGATTCCGATTACACTCAGTATCGGGGTTGGAGCCGCTGCCAGTACCTACATCGAATTAGGTCAAATGGCGCAGTCCAGCTTGGACATTGCACTCGGACGCGGTGGCGACCAGAGTGCGGTAAAGGTTGGGAACAAGCTCACATTCTACGGTGGCAAATCAAATGCCGTAGAGAAGCGTACTCGTGTACGTGCCCGTGTCATTGCACATGCCTTGCGTGACCTCATTCATGAGGCAGAACACGTCATCGTCATGGGACACAAGCAGCCGGATATGGACTCCATCGGAGCTTCACTCGGGGTACTTAAGGCAGTCCAGGTGCACAAAAAAGCGGCTTACATCGTCATGGACGAAGGGAACAATTCGGTAGAACGACTGATGCGGGAAATTTACGCCAACGAAGAATTGGCTGAGACATTTGTTACGCCTGAACAAGCGATCCGTTTGGTTACAGGTCGGACACTGCTCGTTGTCGTAGATACACATCGTCCTTCGCTGGTCATTGAGCCCAAGCTTCTGGGTGAAACGAGTCGGGTGGTAGTGATTGACCACCATCGTCGCTCAGAAGAATTTATTGAACCAGTCCTGTTGTATTTGGAGCCTTATGCTTCTTCTACATCCGAGCTGGTCACAGAGCTGTTGCAGTACCAAAGCGAGCGATTGAATATCGACAGCCTGATTGCGACAGCACTTCTTGCCGGGATTGTCGTCGATACCAAGAGCTTTGCGTTCCGCACAGGTTCGCGTACCTTTGAGGCGGCATCATTCTTGCGTCGCAATGGTGCTGATACAGCAGCGGTCCAACGTTTGCTGAAGGAAGATGTGAACCAGTACGTCAAACGGGCTCGAATCATCATGAACACCGAAACGTACCGAGACAATATGGCGATCGCCACGGGTGATCCGACAGAGGATTATACGCAAGTCCAGGTAGCGCAGGCAGCAGAGCAGCTCCTGACCCTGTCTGGTATCCAGGCATCGTTTGTAGCAGCACAGCGGGCAGACGGTGCGATCTTGATTAGTGGACGCTCTCTGGGCGATATTAACGTCCAATCCGTTATGGAGCTTTTGGGTGGCGGCGGACACTTGACTGGGGCAGCGACACAAATCGAGGGTATTACCATGAAAGAAGCAGTGAAACGCTTGAAAGAAGCGATTGATTCGGTCATATAG